From a single Gavia stellata isolate bGavSte3 chromosome 5, bGavSte3.hap2, whole genome shotgun sequence genomic region:
- the HS3ST1 gene encoding heparan sulfate glucosamine 3-O-sulfotransferase 1, whose product MAAFLLGAVLLIVQPQIVPSRPAINSKAETSSQSVQRELLKKTSQKNDFKENIHSNGSCRQLPQTIIIGVRKGGTRALLEMLSLHPDIAAAESEVHFFDWEDHYRNGLQWYINQMPFSYPHQITVEKTPAYFTSPKVPERVYNMNQSMRLLLILRDPSERVLSDYTQVFYNHMQKHKPYPSIEQFLIKDGDLNVDYKAINRSLYYIHMQNWLKYFPLNRIHIVDGDKLIKDPFPEIEKVERFLKLSPQINASNFYFNKTKGFYCLRDSGRERCLHESKGRAHPQVDTRLLEKLHEYFHEPNKKFFELVGRTFDWHSVVAS is encoded by the coding sequence ATGGCAGCTTTTCTGCTGGGAGCTGTGTTGCTTATTGTTCAACCTCAGATAGTGCCTTCCAGACCGGCTATAAATTCGAAGGCTGAGACTTCTTCTCAGTCTGTTCAGAGagagcttttaaagaaaacatctcAAAAAAATGACTTCAAGGAAAACATTCATTCTAATGGATCATGCCGGCAGCTGCCACAGACTATCATTATTGGAGTGAGAAAAGGTGGTACAAGAGCTTTGTTAGAGATGTTGAGTCTCCATCCAGATATTGCGGCAGCAGAAAGTGAAGTTCACTTCTTTGACTGGGAAGATCATTACAGAAATGGATTGCAGTGGTATATTAATCAAATGCCATTCTCTTATCCCCATCAGATCACCGTGGAAAAAACTCCAGCATATTTCACATCACCTAAAGTGCCTGAAAGAGTTTATAACATGAACCAATCAATGAGACTACTCCTTATTTTAAGAGACCCAAGTGAGAGAGTACTATCAGATTACACTCAAGTGTTCTATAATCACATGCAGAAGCACAAGCCGTATCCATCCATTGAACAATTCCTGATTAAAGATGGTGATCTTAATGTGGACTACAAGGCAATAAACAGAAGCTTATACTACATTCACATGCAAAACTGGCTGAAGTATTTTCCTCTTAATCGTATCCACATAGTAGATGGGGATAAACTAATCAAAGATCCCTTCCCAGAAATAGAGAAGGTAGAGAGATTTTTGAAGTTATCGCCACAGATAAATGCTTCAaacttttatttcaataaaactAAAGGCTTCTACTGCCTAAGGGACAGTGGCAGAGAGCGTTGCTTACATGAGTCAAAAGGACGGGCACACCCACAAGTAGATACCCGATTACTTGAGAAACTGCATGAGTATTTCCATGAACCCAACAAGAAATTTTTTGAGCTTGTGGGCAGAACATTTGACTGGCACTCAGTTGTGGCAAGTTAG